One region of Labrus bergylta chromosome 23, fLabBer1.1, whole genome shotgun sequence genomic DNA includes:
- the coa6 gene encoding cytochrome c oxidase assembly factor 6 homolog translates to MSAPNSAERKSCWDARDLLWKCMDDNNDKAESCQRFQSEFEAKCPAQWVKYFSKRRDFLKYKEKMQTEGFTPAEGPSQPS, encoded by the exons ATGTCGGCTCCAAACTCTGCAGAACGGAAGTCATGCTGGGACGCCAGGGATTTGCTGTGGAAGTGTATGGACGACAATAACGACAAAGCTGAATCCTGCCAGAGGTTCCAGAGCGAGTTTGAAGCAAAATGCCCCGCTCAGTGG GTAAAATATTTTTCCAAGAGGAGAGACTTCCTGAAGTACAAGGAGAAGATGCAGACGGAGGGATTCACACCTGCTGAAGGTCCCAGCCAGCCATCCTAA